The genome window TTGCCTCCTGGTGAGCACGGATAATATGTTCAGGTATGTTGGCTTCTCTGTTGGGGATTTCACCAAAGTACTTGGTAAGGACTCTATTCATATCAGGGTTGCTAAAGGAGAAAGCTTTGCCAGATGGTGAGAATACCACCATCGCAATCTCGGTGCCACATAAAGTGGACATCTCACTTGCTTTTTTAAATAAACCAGTGCGCCGTTTTGAAAATGTTACAAGACGTTGAACCTCATTTTCTATTCTAGCAAGGGGAACCCTTTGCCGACCTCTTGTCACTCCTCTAGAAGTATTTCTACCAgacattttcaagaaaattgaaTTTACTCACTAGTACGGTGAGACAATGTATATCGATAATGTAGAATGAAGGTTGTATTTATAGCCTAGACTTTTCACTTTGTGGAATTCTTTTATggttaaagtaaaataaaaatcaatttctAAATTTGTGACTTGGGTTTCGATAGAGATTTTTACCATGTTAGTCAGTAATATCTAGAATTACGAatattttaagggaaaattttaattttatcgaATTTGTTTTGTGGTATAAAGAGTAATATGATTTAATTTCCGAATTTACAAAGATTTTGGTGACACTAGCTTAATAcattattaaatttgattcccaaaaattaaagtgtacatttttatatttagaaaatttgTAAAGGCAAAAGTTCTTGATAATGGAACAAATTTTGCAAAgttaataaattagtaaatacacaaaaatagtacggagtaacattaattataagaatttgtCAAAAGATTTAGGTTAAAAGAATGGGCTTTGAACCAGGCGAATAATTTTGATTGTAACGTTAATTGATTGGAAGATATGATAGAACAAAAGATTCAATGTACACGGAACTCTTGGCAATGATGGGAATTGAAGAATAAGATGTCTAGGTAAAAGAGTCGAAAGTTGAACCCTTAACATCTATTTGAAGATGTTTACACGCCTAAGAGACTTCTAATTATAAGAGTTATATCTTCGAAGGGcataatcaataaaaattacTCTTATGGTTCGTTTCATcatattaattctttattttttcttttttttttttgtttttaaattttcattctcCATATCACCCGTTTTTCATTTATCTAATTTTCTGacttcatttttcaaattcaactttaagattaaaaaaaatgtattcaatacaataatactaaatgtgtaaaATGTATCAAAACTCAATAAATAcatattactaaataaattgcaattatTTCAGTCATATTAGAGCTTAGTttgacaacaacaaaaaaatatgcaAACCACAATGAGTACAATCCTCATATAGCTTTTGTACATTTCTATAACAAagatgataataatgataataataataataattgatggataatacactaggtcTGGGCCACATGGACCAGCCCAAAAGAGCAAGAATACTTTTCAAGGACTTCGTATCCAcaaaatctcaagaaagtgggAAACTGGATGATGTATAATACACTAGGCCTAAGCcacatggaccggcccaagaGATCAACTAGATCAATAAAACCCAAGAAGGAGACCCAACACAGAGCTACCaaagagttcgataaggattagACTTAGCACttataatattagcaagattagagtttattagttataatgtaacacGGACTCCCAATATGAGGTAGTCCAGGATTCTTACTCCCTGTAGGGCTCTAGACTCAAAATATGTATCAATAGACCCTCCATACACGGAGAAAAGGACAAACAATTCTGAccaatacaatacctatattctctccatatatttttactacatttttcctatattctcgctattctaaCGGGTAATGTTGGCATGCCTTTGACTACCTAAAAGTCATAAAGAAAAATACATGATATATGTGTATTTGTTTGTTACACTAGCTGCCTCGTTTAAAAacctttaattaataaattacatatataaaaaaagaatataatagtACTAACTCTTGATCTTCAAGACCCAATCTTCAGAACTGATTTAAGTAAATGGCTCCTCCTGAAAAAATATCTTTCTAAAAGTAAGTATAGAAACGAATTGTTTGAACAAATCTGATCTTCTAGATTGTCGTACTAGAGTGAATATCTCGTATAATAATCTTGTAACTCTTCTATAGCTCATATGtgttgaattttaatttgaagcTATATATACTTTgtcaaattcataaaatactCATTTATCATTTATGCATCACAAGCTGTATTGTGTTGTCCTTATATAGGACAGTGGGAGGTAAAACAAAGCACAACCAGTTTGGGAATGACATCATGGATATCAAATAAGATAGCCAGTGCCCAAGTAGCCTATCAAGATCATATATTATTGGGTTCTCACGTAAAAGTCAAGATCTTTGTATCTCTAAGATACTAGGGGATATATGTTAAGTACTATTCCAATATTTCAGATACTAGGGGATATATGTTAAGTACTATTCCAATATTTCATTAAGCGCTAAATGTTGCTAGCAATTTGATCGCGAATACAATATCAGGCCTGATGTGATTATATATGGAACTTCTTATGATAATGTACTGCTCCAACAACAATGAAATAATGGACTTTAATTTTGGTCTTAAGTTATCCTCATTATCTTTTTCGATTTTAAACAGTTCTTTAACTGTACTACTTCAAGAGATTAATAGGTAACCATTAGTAtgataagaaaataatataaaacatcTTCAAGACGTTTTTCAAGATAGACTGAgcgtgacttttaacaacatTGATTTCAACAACATATTTTTTACTTAGTAGACAatggttaaatttttatttacatgaaTTGAATACGTTTCTGAAGATATCCAGTATGATGGATGGAAAGAAACTAAATTGTCAACggatatagattaataaaaattccattctttttttctttttatttgaaaacaaaagcaGCATTAATATTAAgctccaaaaataaaatgttgaatACAAGTAGGGTAAGAATGAAACCAACTACGAGGACCAGACTATGAGGTAAAGCATGAACAGCTTATTCTCTAATCTACTGACATAACGAAAGGCCACCTTATCAAAGTTTCGTTTTATCATTTGACACGTACTGCCTAATGACACAACCAGCGTAGGAGTAATTTGTAGGGGAAGCTTCAAGCATCAAGCAAACCATTTGTGGTTTTATAATTTGACATATATGTCCATGAGAGAGCCTCCTTAATTGCTATCGCTTCTGAAAGGTGCAGATCATCTAGGCAACCATTCTTAGCAGCTAGAAAGTCCCCATTTCCCCTATGTGCAATATAATTGCCGAGATATAGCTTTTATAATCACCAGGGAAGACTGCCGCATCAACATGAATTTGTATGGTGTGCATTAGTAGCATGTACTACAGGCTGTACAACGCTAATAGAAGAAGACTGCAATTCCAACCACTCATTAAAAAGAGACGTAGCTGAGCGTAGAACATCACCACCATGCCAAGGTTTCTGgttccaaattaaataaaattgctCCTATGCTTCCAGATGGTCCAACACAACTAACTTTGCAGTAGTAATtccattaatttattatttaga of Ipomoea triloba cultivar NCNSP0323 chromosome 3, ASM357664v1 contains these proteins:
- the LOC116013026 gene encoding agamous-like MADS-box protein AGL29, which translates into the protein MSGRNTSRGVTRGRQRVPLARIENEVQRLVTFSKRRTGLFKKASEMSTLCGTEIAMVVFSPSGKAFSFSNPDMNRVLTKYFGEIPNREANIPEHIIRAHQEAKMRAMTSQINVLEAQIDEEKMVDQALREAEKGRPSISDLQLPELQLMKQKMETLLIQVTEKLNMFSITEAQSQAMETRFGANDGAGPSGV